A stretch of the Carassius carassius chromosome 50, fCarCar2.1, whole genome shotgun sequence genome encodes the following:
- the LOC132133059 gene encoding tyrosine-protein kinase CSK-like: MSTFETVWPPGTECVARYNFPGTAEQDLPMCKGDVLTIIGVTKDPNWYKAKNSAGREGTIPANYVQKREGVKSGGKLSLMPWFHGKITREQAERLLYPPETGLFLVRESTNYPGDYTLCVSCDGKVEHYRIIYHNSKLSIDEEEYFENLMQLMEHYTKDADGLCTRLIKPKLMEGSVAAQDEFSRSGWALNRKELKLNQTIGKGEFGDVMVGDYRGKKVAVKCIKHDATAQAFVAEASVMTQLRHTNLVQLLGVIVEEKGSLFIVTEYMSKGSLVDYLRSRGRTVIGGDRLINFSMDVCKAMEYLETNNFVHRDLAARNVLVSEDNIAKVSDFGLTKEASSTQDTAKLPVKWTAPEALREKMFSTKSDVWSYGILLWEIYSFGRVPYPRIPLKEVVPRVEKGYKMEAPDGCPAVVYDIMKQCWTLGPLERPSFRELRQQLQDIIANELYR; the protein is encoded by the exons ATGTCTACCTTTGAG ACAGTCTGGCCTCCGGGCACTGAGTGTGTGGCCAGGTACAACTTCCCTGGAACGGCTGAGCAGGACTTGCCTATGTGCAAAGGGGATGTCCTTACTATAATTGGAGTAACTAAG GATCCAAACTGGTACAAAGCTAAAAACTCAGCAGGACGAGAGGGTACCATACCAGCAAACTACGTTCAGAAGAGAGAAGGAGTGAAATCAGGCGGTAAACTGAGTCTCATGCC ATGGTTCCATGGAAAGATCACACGTGAGCAGGCCGAGAGGCTGCTTTACCCCCCAGAGACAGGCCTCTTCCTGGTGCGTGAGAGCACAAACTACCCTGGCGACTACACCTTGTGTGTCAGCTGCGATGGCAAGGTGGAGCATTACCGCATCATCTACCACAACAGCAAACTGTCCATTGATGAGGAGGAGTACTTTGAAAACCTCATGCAGCTCATGGAG CACTACACTAAAGATGCAGATGGACTTTGTACCAGACTTATCAAACCTAAACTCATGGAAGGGTCTGTGGCGGCCCAGGATGAGTTCTCGAGGA GTGGCTGGGCTCTGAATAGAAAAGAACTGAAGCTTAACCAGACTATTGGAAAAGGAGAGTTTGGAG ATGTGATGGTCGGAGACTACCGAGGCAAGAAAGTAGCAGTGAAGTGTATCAAACATGACGCAACGGCACAGGCCTTTGTTGCAGAGGCTTCTGTCATGAC GCAACTACGGCATACTAACTTGGTTCAGCTGCTGGGGGTGATCGTGGAAGAGAAGGGCAGCCTCTTCATTGTCACTGAGTATATGTCCAAG GGTAGTCTAGTGGACTATCTGCGCTCCAGAGGACGCACTGTTATTGGTGGAGACCGTTTGATCAATTTCTCTAT ggaTGTCTGCAAGGCGATGGAATATCTTGAGACGAATAACTTTGTGCACAGGGATCTGGCAGCTCGTAATGTTTTAGTGTCAGAAGACAACATAGCAAAAGTCAGTGACTTTGGCCTCACCAAGGAAGCATCCTCTACTCAAGATACAGCTAAACTCCCTGTTAAGTGGACTGCACCTGAGGCCTTAAGGGAGAAG ATGTTTTCCACTAAGTCAGATGTATGGAGCTATGGCATCTTACTGTGGGAGATCTATTCCTTTGGTCGGGTACCTTATCCAAGAATT CCACTGAAGGAGGTTGTCCCGCGTGTAGAGAAGGGTTACAAGATGGAGGCCCCAGACGGCTGTCCGGCGGTGGTGTATGACATCATGAAGCAGTGCTGGACTCTGGGCCCTTTGGAGCGTCCTAGCTTCAGAGAACTGAGACAGCAACTACAAGACATCATAGCCAACGAGCTATACCGataa